A genomic stretch from Chloroflexota bacterium includes:
- the aceE gene encoding pyruvate dehydrogenase (acetyl-transferring), homodimeric type, with product MHEIFDQFKAQLPDIDPAETQEWLDSLDGVVAQAGPERARFIIYKLLKRARQLQVGLPPLVQTRYVNTISTEQEPDFPGDEKIEHRIRQMIRWNALAMVLRANSSFEGIGGHLSTYASAASLYEVGFNHFFRGRDDGGAGDQIFYQGHAAPGIYARAFLEGRLSEEQLDHFRRETGGPGTGLASYPHPRTMPDFWQFPTVSMGLGPLSAVYQARFNRYLSARGIADTSASRVWAFVGDGEMDEPESLGALGLAAREGLDNLIFVVNCNLQRLDGPVRGNGKIIQELEATFRGAGWHVIKVIWAREWDDLLARDRDGVLLTKMNETLDGDYQKLSVADGAYIREHFFGPDPRLRALVEHLPDDALAKLRRGGHDYRKVYAAYSAAVEHTGAPVVILAKTVKGWALGPGIEGRNVTHQAKKLTQDELKVFRDRLELPIPDEQLAKAPYYHPGPESPEIAYILERRRQLGGLVPRRVVQAKPLPPAADAVYDELFAGADRPASTTMAFSRLLRNLMRDPQIGKRIVPIIPDEARTFGMDPLFKEVGIYNPLGQRYTPVDKELLLSYREATDGQILEEGITEAGAMADFTAAATSYATHGEPMIPFYTFYSMFGFQRTGDQIWALGDARGRGFMMGATAGRTTLTGEGLQHDDGHSHILASTVPNVLAYDPAFAYELAIIVREGIRRMYGEPGEDVFYYLTLYNENWAMPPKPDRVEEGVLRGLYLFRAAERGTRHVQLLGSGSILHQALRAQELLAERYDVAADVWSVPSFQQLRNDALSAERWNRLHPEAEARIPYVVQLLDQTTGPIIAATDYLKALPDMVARWIDRPFTVLGTDGFGRSDTREALRMHFEVSPEQIAYAALHGLCLTGTADRKELVRAISELGIDPDRTDPREA from the coding sequence ATGCACGAGATCTTCGACCAGTTCAAGGCGCAGCTGCCCGACATCGACCCTGCCGAGACGCAGGAGTGGCTCGACTCGCTGGACGGGGTCGTCGCGCAGGCCGGTCCCGAACGCGCTCGCTTCATCATCTACAAGCTGCTGAAGCGCGCCCGCCAGCTCCAGGTCGGGCTGCCGCCGCTGGTCCAGACCCGGTACGTCAACACCATCTCGACAGAGCAGGAGCCGGACTTCCCTGGCGACGAGAAGATCGAGCATCGGATACGCCAGATGATCCGCTGGAACGCGCTGGCCATGGTGCTGCGCGCCAACTCGAGCTTCGAGGGGATCGGCGGCCACCTGTCGACCTACGCCAGCGCAGCCAGCTTGTATGAGGTGGGCTTCAACCACTTCTTCCGCGGCCGCGACGATGGCGGCGCCGGCGACCAGATCTTCTACCAGGGACATGCCGCGCCGGGGATCTATGCCCGAGCCTTCCTGGAAGGGCGGCTCAGCGAGGAGCAGCTCGACCACTTCCGTCGCGAAACGGGCGGTCCGGGGACCGGTCTGGCCTCGTATCCCCATCCGCGCACCATGCCCGACTTCTGGCAGTTCCCGACCGTCAGCATGGGCCTGGGGCCGCTGTCCGCCGTCTACCAGGCCCGATTCAACCGCTATCTGTCGGCACGCGGCATCGCCGATACCAGCGCCAGCCGGGTCTGGGCATTCGTCGGCGACGGCGAGATGGACGAGCCGGAGTCGCTCGGAGCGCTGGGCCTCGCCGCGCGCGAGGGCCTCGACAACCTGATCTTCGTCGTCAACTGCAACCTGCAGCGGCTCGATGGGCCGGTCCGCGGTAACGGCAAGATCATCCAGGAGCTGGAGGCGACCTTCCGCGGCGCCGGCTGGCACGTGATCAAGGTCATCTGGGCACGCGAGTGGGACGACCTGCTGGCGCGCGACCGTGACGGCGTCCTGCTGACCAAGATGAACGAGACGCTCGACGGCGACTATCAGAAGCTCTCCGTCGCCGATGGCGCCTACATCCGCGAGCACTTCTTCGGCCCCGATCCACGCCTCCGGGCGCTGGTCGAGCACCTCCCGGACGATGCCCTCGCCAAGCTGCGTCGCGGTGGCCACGACTACCGCAAGGTCTACGCCGCCTACTCGGCGGCGGTGGAGCACACCGGCGCCCCGGTGGTGATCCTGGCCAAGACGGTCAAGGGCTGGGCGCTGGGCCCGGGGATCGAGGGGCGCAATGTGACCCACCAGGCCAAGAAGCTGACCCAGGACGAGCTCAAGGTCTTCCGCGACCGCCTGGAGCTTCCGATCCCCGACGAGCAGCTCGCCAAGGCCCCCTACTACCATCCTGGGCCGGAGTCGCCGGAGATCGCCTATATCCTCGAGCGGCGCCGTCAGCTGGGCGGCCTGGTGCCGCGCCGGGTGGTGCAGGCCAAGCCTCTGCCGCCCGCGGCGGATGCGGTCTACGACGAGCTGTTCGCCGGCGCCGATCGTCCGGCCAGCACGACCATGGCCTTCAGCCGCCTGCTGCGCAACCTCATGCGAGATCCGCAGATCGGCAAGCGGATCGTGCCGATCATCCCGGACGAGGCCCGCACCTTCGGCATGGATCCCCTCTTCAAGGAGGTGGGCATCTACAACCCGCTGGGGCAGCGCTACACGCCCGTCGACAAGGAGCTCCTGCTCTCGTATCGGGAGGCCACCGACGGGCAGATCCTGGAGGAGGGCATCACCGAGGCCGGCGCAATGGCCGACTTCACGGCCGCGGCGACCAGCTATGCCACCCATGGCGAGCCGATGATCCCGTTCTACACCTTCTACTCGATGTTCGGCTTCCAGCGCACCGGCGACCAGATCTGGGCGCTCGGCGACGCGCGCGGCCGCGGCTTCATGATGGGCGCCACCGCCGGTCGCACGACTCTCACCGGGGAGGGGCTCCAGCACGACGACGGGCACAGCCACATCCTGGCCAGCACCGTCCCCAACGTGCTCGCCTACGACCCCGCCTTCGCCTATGAGCTGGCGATCATCGTGCGCGAGGGGATCCGGCGCATGTACGGCGAGCCGGGCGAGGACGTCTTCTACTACCTGACCCTGTACAACGAGAACTGGGCGATGCCGCCCAAGCCCGATCGCGTCGAGGAGGGGGTGCTGCGCGGCCTGTATCTCTTCCGGGCGGCGGAGCGCGGCACACGGCATGTGCAGCTGCTGGGATCGGGCTCGATCCTGCACCAGGCGCTCCGCGCCCAGGAGCTGCTCGCCGAGCGGTACGACGTCGCGGCCGACGTGTGGAGCGTCCCGTCCTTCCAGCAGCTGCGCAACGACGCGCTCTCCGCCGAGCGCTGGAATCGGCTGCACCCCGAGGCGGAGGCGCGCATCCCGTACGTGGTGCAGCTGCTCGACCAGACGACCGGACCGATCATCGCCGCCACCGACTACCTCAAGGCACTCCCCGACATGGTGGCGCGCTGGATCGACCGACCATTCACCGTCCTGGGCACCGACGGCTTCGGCCGCAGCGACACCCGCGAGGCGTTGCGCATGCACTTCGAGGTGAGCCCGGAGCAGATCGCCTACGCCGCGCTCCACGGCCTGTGCCTCACCGGCACGGCAGACCGCAAGGAGCTGGTCCGTGCGATCAGTGAGCTGGGGATCGACCCGGACCGAACCGACCCGCGCGAGGCGTAG
- a CDS encoding ABC transporter permease, translating into MTAIARPAPAPAPTSGLVASLLRSRRLVQRNLLVYKRGWMVIFSGFFEPLFYLLGIGYGLGTLVGDVPLADGRSISYAAFVAPALLATASMNGAIAESIFNVFFKLNFSRTYDAILATPLGIREIAVGEMLWSLFRGTLYVVAFVLVMIGMGLVISPLLFLVIPASILIGASFSAACLAASAYLRTVQDFDLPMGLVIMPMFLFSGTFFPISVYPEPIQLAMELTPLFHAVELLRGLATGALGWHQLWDLAYLVAFGSIAMWIALNRLEQRLIK; encoded by the coding sequence ATGACCGCCATCGCGCGACCCGCTCCGGCACCGGCGCCCACCTCCGGCCTGGTCGCCTCGCTACTCCGTTCGCGACGCCTGGTGCAGCGCAACCTGCTCGTCTACAAGCGCGGCTGGATGGTGATCTTCAGCGGGTTCTTCGAGCCGCTCTTCTACCTGCTCGGGATCGGCTACGGCCTGGGCACGCTGGTCGGGGACGTGCCGCTGGCGGACGGGCGCAGCATCTCGTACGCGGCGTTCGTGGCTCCGGCGCTGCTCGCCACGGCGAGCATGAACGGCGCGATCGCCGAGTCGATCTTCAACGTCTTCTTCAAGCTCAACTTCAGCAGGACCTACGACGCCATCCTGGCCACGCCGCTGGGGATCCGCGAGATCGCGGTGGGCGAGATGCTCTGGTCGCTCTTCCGCGGGACGCTGTACGTGGTTGCGTTCGTGCTGGTCATGATCGGGATGGGGCTGGTGATCTCGCCGCTGCTCTTCCTGGTGATCCCGGCCTCGATCCTCATCGGCGCCTCCTTCAGCGCGGCCTGCCTGGCAGCCTCCGCGTACCTGCGCACGGTGCAGGACTTCGACCTGCCGATGGGCCTGGTGATCATGCCGATGTTCCTGTTCAGCGGGACGTTCTTCCCGATCAGCGTCTATCCGGAGCCGATCCAGCTCGCCATGGAACTGACCCCGCTCTTCCACGCGGTGGAGCTGCTGCGCGGCCTGGCCACCGGAGCGCTCGGCTGGCACCAGCTGTGGGACCTGGCCTACCTGGTGGCGTTCGGGTCGATCGCGATGTGGATCGCGCTCAACCGCCTGGAGCAGCGGCTGATCAAGTAG
- a CDS encoding DnaJ domain-containing protein, with translation MDLRLLPYQPDRDVYRLLGVLPSAGRAEIVAACRRLARAFHPDRNASDRATEEMQVVNAVRSLLSDSRSRAEYDHARLRFLQQTAAADAVPSTPQRRWRPAILPAGAVGLGRTARAAMSALVVAMRALPRARCDDCNAWVQPDYRYCPACGARLRGATPLISAGPG, from the coding sequence ATGGACCTGCGCCTCCTGCCGTACCAACCGGATCGCGACGTCTACCGGCTGCTGGGAGTCCTTCCGAGCGCCGGCCGCGCGGAAATCGTGGCCGCCTGCCGCCGGTTGGCTCGAGCCTTCCACCCCGACCGCAACGCCTCCGATCGCGCCACGGAGGAGATGCAGGTCGTGAATGCGGTGCGATCGCTCCTCAGCGACTCGCGCTCACGGGCCGAATACGACCACGCGCGGCTCAGGTTCCTGCAGCAGACCGCCGCGGCTGACGCGGTCCCGTCGACTCCGCAACGTCGGTGGCGGCCGGCAATTCTCCCGGCGGGCGCTGTCGGCCTGGGGCGAACGGCCCGCGCGGCGATGTCGGCACTGGTGGTCGCCATGCGGGCGCTCCCGCGGGCCCGGTGTGACGACTGCAACGCCTGGGTCCAGCCTGACTACCGCTACTGCCCCGCCTGCGGTGCACGCCTGCGGGGAGCCACGCCGCTGATATCCGCGGGTCCGGGATAG
- a CDS encoding DUF2089 domain-containing protein: protein MARDVISTCPVCEGELAITRLHCRTCGTALEGEFGVGRFGRLSREQLTLLESFLRSRGNLKDLERELGISYPTVRGRIEALLRALGLADGDEAAPEEPLEADAPNPSSDDEANERRAILDRLARREISAEDAAEALRALAGA from the coding sequence ATGGCACGCGACGTCATCTCCACCTGTCCCGTCTGCGAGGGCGAGCTGGCGATCACCCGTCTGCACTGCCGCACCTGCGGTACCGCGCTGGAGGGAGAGTTCGGAGTCGGGCGCTTCGGTCGCCTCTCACGTGAGCAGCTCACACTGCTCGAGTCCTTCCTCCGCTCCCGCGGCAACCTGAAGGACCTCGAGCGCGAGCTCGGCATCTCCTACCCCACCGTGCGCGGCCGGATCGAGGCCCTCCTGCGAGCCCTTGGCCTGGCCGATGGCGACGAGGCTGCCCCCGAGGAGCCGCTCGAGGCAGACGCGCCGAATCCATCCAGCGACGACGAAGCCAACGAGCGCCGCGCCATCCTGGACCGCCTCGCCCGCCGCGAGATCTCGGCCGAGGATGCCGCCGAAGCGCTCCGCGCCCTGGCGGGTGCGTAA
- a CDS encoding APC family permease, with amino-acid sequence MSSNRPPDRGNDPAKPRVDPLLEVREKRRGQRLGDSYVRIVRPFEDEFEREEGRLVATERTVLERSGWTRTLRGIRTLLIGRPISSEHEQHERLTKVKALAIFSSDNISSSAYGPEEILRVLAFAGAGALTLTLPIAGLIIAMLAIVTMSYRQTIKAYPLGASSYIVASDNLGDRAGVLAASALLIGYVVTVAVSVSAGIAALTSIVPDIYPYRVYISVAMVVLLTLGNLRGIRESGSIFMAPTYLYIVTMLAIIGFALVRNAMGDLPQYVPPPDWALNEGTQALGLFLLLRAFSQGAVALTGVEAISDGVPAFKAPEWRNARTTLTWATAIFGVLFLGIAYLITTLGFVPDPTEQQTVLSLLVRHVVGSGPILILAQVATALLLVLAANTSFADFPRLSSFLARDGFMPRQFAFRGERLAFTTGIVALAGLAIVLLVSFEASVTGLIPLYTLGVFIAFTLSQAGMLLRWWQRREAGWRQGMVINGLGAATTAAVALVVGTSNFFQGAWMVMVLVPALMALLVGIRSHYRNMEHQLDAVPETDDDVEPDPIVIVPLARLDRPARRALAFARTISPHATAVHITNDPHTADQLREDWGKLGGRMELVVVESPYRALVGPLLRYMDALQSLHPTRPIVVVLAEVVPRHWWENLLHNQTSLRLKLRLFGRKNTIVADVPFHLDE; translated from the coding sequence ATGAGTTCCAACCGCCCGCCGGATCGCGGCAACGACCCGGCTAAGCCGCGCGTCGATCCCCTGCTCGAGGTCCGTGAGAAACGACGCGGGCAGCGCCTGGGTGACTCGTACGTTCGCATCGTGCGGCCGTTCGAGGACGAGTTCGAGCGCGAGGAGGGTCGCCTGGTGGCGACCGAGCGGACCGTGCTGGAACGGAGCGGCTGGACACGGACGTTGCGGGGCATCCGGACCCTGCTGATCGGCCGGCCGATCTCATCGGAGCACGAGCAGCACGAGCGCCTGACCAAGGTCAAGGCGCTGGCCATCTTCAGCAGCGACAACATCAGCTCATCGGCCTATGGACCCGAGGAGATCCTGCGGGTGCTGGCCTTCGCCGGTGCCGGCGCGCTGACCCTGACGCTGCCCATCGCGGGACTGATCATCGCGATGCTGGCGATCGTGACGATGTCGTATCGGCAGACGATCAAGGCCTACCCGCTGGGCGCCAGCAGCTACATCGTCGCCAGCGACAACCTGGGCGATCGGGCAGGCGTCCTGGCCGCCTCGGCGCTCCTCATCGGCTACGTGGTGACGGTGGCCGTCTCGGTCTCTGCCGGCATCGCGGCACTGACCTCGATCGTGCCCGACATCTATCCCTACCGGGTCTACATCTCGGTTGCGATGGTCGTCCTGCTGACGCTGGGCAACCTGCGCGGCATCCGCGAATCCGGGTCGATCTTCATGGCGCCCACCTACCTCTACATCGTCACCATGCTCGCCATCATCGGCTTCGCCCTGGTCCGCAACGCAATGGGCGACCTGCCGCAGTACGTTCCCCCGCCGGACTGGGCGCTGAACGAGGGGACCCAGGCGCTGGGCCTCTTCCTTCTGCTGCGAGCGTTCTCGCAGGGAGCGGTGGCGCTGACCGGGGTCGAGGCGATCTCCGACGGGGTGCCCGCCTTCAAGGCACCGGAGTGGCGGAATGCACGGACGACGCTGACGTGGGCCACGGCCATATTTGGCGTGCTGTTCCTGGGGATCGCCTACCTGATCACGACCCTCGGCTTCGTTCCGGACCCGACTGAACAGCAGACCGTCCTCAGCCTGCTGGTGCGCCACGTTGTGGGAAGCGGTCCGATCCTGATCCTCGCCCAGGTGGCGACGGCGCTGCTGCTGGTCCTGGCCGCCAACACCAGCTTCGCGGACTTCCCACGCCTCTCGTCGTTCCTGGCGCGCGATGGCTTCATGCCGCGCCAGTTCGCCTTCCGCGGCGAGCGGCTGGCCTTCACCACCGGCATCGTGGCGCTGGCCGGCCTGGCGATCGTGCTGCTCGTCTCGTTCGAGGCGAGCGTCACGGGGCTGATCCCGCTCTACACCCTGGGCGTCTTCATTGCCTTCACGCTCTCGCAGGCCGGGATGCTGCTGCGCTGGTGGCAACGCCGCGAAGCGGGCTGGCGGCAGGGAATGGTCATCAACGGGCTGGGTGCGGCCACGACCGCGGCGGTGGCGCTGGTGGTCGGCACCAGCAACTTCTTCCAGGGGGCGTGGATGGTGATGGTGCTCGTGCCCGCGCTGATGGCACTCCTGGTGGGGATCCGCTCCCACTACCGCAACATGGAGCACCAGCTGGACGCGGTTCCCGAAACCGATGACGACGTCGAGCCCGACCCGATCGTGATCGTGCCGCTGGCGCGCCTCGACCGACCCGCGCGCCGCGCGCTGGCCTTCGCCCGCACCATCTCGCCGCACGCCACGGCAGTGCACATCACCAACGACCCGCATACCGCCGACCAGCTGCGCGAGGACTGGGGGAAGCTGGGCGGACGGATGGAGCTGGTGGTGGTTGAGTCCCCCTACCGCGCGCTGGTCGGGCCGTTGCTGCGCTACATGGACGCGCTCCAGTCGCTCCATCCGACCCGCCCGATCGTGGTGGTGCTGGCCGAGGTGGTGCCGCGCCATTGGTGGGAGAACCTGCTCCACAACCAGACCAGCCTGCGGCTGAAGCTGCGGCTCTTCGGACGCAAGAACACGATCGTGGCCGACGTGCCGTTCCACCTCGACGAGTGA
- a CDS encoding glycerol-3-phosphate acyltransferase gives MTGILGAAVLVVLGYLIGALPFGLVIGRMAGGVDLREHGSGRIGATNALRTVGLAGAALTFLLDLAKGAVAVLLVGWMYLAGPPGSPPWVAAAVGIAAVAGHIRSVFIGFRGGRGVATFIGTMLVTAPWAVAIVLPLGALIVWRSRLVSLGSLTGTVLAPVVTTGLVLLGQATWAAVALAVSGAMLVTAAHGDNIARLRAGTERRLGQ, from the coding sequence ATGACGGGCATCCTCGGCGCGGCGGTCCTGGTCGTGCTCGGCTATCTCATCGGCGCGCTGCCGTTCGGGTTGGTGATCGGCCGCATGGCGGGGGGTGTCGACCTGCGCGAGCATGGTTCGGGCCGCATCGGCGCGACCAATGCGCTGCGCACGGTCGGCCTGGCCGGGGCAGCGCTCACCTTCCTGCTCGACCTGGCCAAGGGAGCTGTGGCCGTCCTGCTGGTGGGCTGGATGTACCTCGCCGGCCCACCGGGCTCGCCGCCCTGGGTCGCTGCCGCGGTTGGGATCGCGGCGGTGGCGGGTCACATCCGTTCGGTCTTCATCGGCTTCCGGGGCGGGCGCGGAGTCGCGACCTTTATCGGCACCATGCTGGTGACGGCTCCGTGGGCGGTTGCGATCGTCCTGCCGCTCGGGGCCCTGATCGTCTGGCGGTCGCGATTGGTCTCGCTTGGCTCGCTGACGGGGACCGTGCTGGCGCCGGTCGTCACGACCGGGCTCGTGCTGCTGGGCCAGGCCACCTGGGCGGCGGTCGCGCTGGCCGTCAGCGGAGCAATGTTGGTGACCGCCGCGCACGGGGACAACATCGCCCGGCTGCGGGCGGGAACTGAACGCAGGCTCGGCCAATGA
- a CDS encoding alpha-amylase family glycosyl hydrolase has product MTPPTDDPAVPWWTGGVIYQVYPRSFADANGDGIGDLAGLMAHLDHLAGTNRSLGVDAVWLSPIYPSPLADFGYDISDFTDVAPEYGTLADVDRLVEACHARGLKLLLDLVPCHTSIEHPWFVDSRSSRASARRDWYTWADPGPDGGPPSNWISSFGGSAWQLDPASGQYYLHTFYPEQPDLNWRNPDVADAIASVLRFWFDRGVDGFRVDAIIHAIKDTQLRDNPPAGPPIPPFPPDPSGHDPVWTVDRPEAPEVVRLLRSVADEYPGRLLLGEAYLPVERLARYLGDGAGDGFQRGFDFELSRIPWGAEPLRTTIERAERFTPADAEPTWAFSNHDLSRHATRFGEERSRLAALLLLSMRGTICLYAGEEIGMVDGPELAAPLHDRFGRDRQRTPMQWDPSPTRGFSDGQPWLPLVDPAERNVADQARDPSSLLTFYRHLLALRRGSPALHRGTLRLVADLPPDLVAWTRTGDDEGVLVLANMGDAPATVDLSGIGATGEVIAATGSRQGRLSLGNLGMGPLEGLLLRL; this is encoded by the coding sequence GTGACCCCGCCCACCGACGACCCAGCCGTTCCGTGGTGGACGGGCGGGGTGATCTACCAGGTCTACCCTCGCAGCTTCGCGGACGCGAACGGCGACGGGATCGGTGACCTCGCCGGGCTGATGGCGCACCTCGATCATCTGGCCGGCACCAACCGCTCGCTCGGCGTCGACGCGGTCTGGCTCTCGCCGATCTATCCCTCGCCACTGGCCGATTTCGGCTACGACATCTCCGACTTCACCGATGTCGCGCCCGAATACGGAACGCTGGCCGATGTCGACCGACTGGTCGAGGCCTGCCACGCACGCGGGCTGAAGCTGCTGCTCGACCTGGTTCCGTGCCACACCTCGATCGAGCACCCGTGGTTCGTCGACAGCCGATCGTCTCGCGCCAGCGCTCGTCGCGATTGGTACACGTGGGCTGATCCCGGACCGGACGGCGGGCCGCCGAGCAACTGGATCTCGTCGTTTGGAGGCTCCGCCTGGCAGCTCGACCCGGCCAGCGGCCAGTACTACCTCCACACCTTCTACCCCGAGCAGCCGGACCTGAACTGGCGGAACCCCGACGTGGCCGATGCGATCGCAAGCGTGCTCCGCTTCTGGTTCGATCGCGGCGTGGACGGCTTCCGGGTCGACGCCATCATCCACGCCATCAAGGACACCCAGCTGCGCGACAATCCTCCAGCCGGCCCGCCGATCCCCCCGTTCCCACCCGATCCATCCGGACACGACCCGGTCTGGACCGTGGATCGCCCCGAGGCGCCAGAGGTGGTCCGCCTGCTGCGCAGCGTCGCTGACGAGTACCCCGGTCGGCTGCTGCTGGGCGAGGCATACCTGCCCGTCGAGCGGCTGGCGAGGTATCTCGGCGATGGCGCCGGCGACGGGTTCCAGCGGGGCTTCGACTTCGAGCTGTCGCGGATCCCATGGGGTGCCGAGCCGTTGCGGACCACGATCGAGCGGGCGGAGCGCTTCACGCCGGCCGATGCCGAGCCGACCTGGGCGTTCTCCAACCACGACCTGTCGCGTCACGCCACCCGCTTCGGGGAGGAGCGGTCCCGGCTGGCCGCACTGCTCCTCCTCTCCATGCGCGGCACCATCTGCCTGTACGCCGGCGAGGAGATCGGGATGGTGGACGGCCCCGAATTGGCGGCGCCGCTTCACGACAGGTTCGGCCGGGACCGCCAGCGCACCCCGATGCAATGGGACCCGTCCCCCACCCGCGGCTTCAGCGACGGCCAGCCATGGCTGCCGCTTGTCGACCCGGCGGAGCGGAACGTCGCCGACCAGGCGCGCGATCCCTCCTCGCTCCTCACCTTTTACCGCCATCTGCTGGCGCTGCGGCGAGGCTCGCCGGCCCTGCACCGTGGCACGCTGCGCCTGGTGGCCGACCTGCCGCCTGACCTCGTGGCGTGGACCCGAACCGGCGATGACGAGGGAGTGCTGGTCCTCGCCAACATGGGTGACGCACCGGCGACCGTGGATCTGTCGGGGATCGGCGCCACTGGCGAGGTGATCGCCGCCACCGGCTCGCGCCAGGGCCGGCTATCACTGGGCAACCTCGGGATGGGTCCCCTCGAAGGGCTGCTGCTGCGCCTGTGA
- the pgsA gene encoding CDP-diacylglycerol--glycerol-3-phosphate 3-phosphatidyltransferase — MTGPRSPSRLTTLPNMLGLARIAATPIVVLLLLLPFPGAGLLGFAVYTAAATTDYLDGRIARARDEVSALGVFLDLTADKVLVAGVLVAMVEVDLLPTWIVATLLIRELVVQGVRQVAASASVVIAARRLGKWKAFATNVAIGALLLAFDAQTGGPVGEVLEAGVIHAIGFWLALLATALAVISGVAYLRGALPMLLGREG; from the coding sequence ATGACCGGCCCACGCTCGCCGTCGCGCCTCACCACGCTGCCGAACATGCTCGGGCTGGCGCGCATCGCCGCCACCCCGATCGTGGTCCTGCTGCTCCTCCTGCCATTTCCGGGGGCTGGTCTGCTCGGCTTCGCGGTCTATACCGCGGCGGCAACCACCGATTACCTGGATGGCCGGATCGCCCGCGCGCGGGACGAGGTGTCGGCGCTGGGCGTCTTCCTGGACCTCACCGCAGACAAGGTGCTCGTCGCCGGTGTGCTGGTGGCGATGGTCGAGGTCGATCTCCTGCCGACCTGGATCGTGGCGACCCTGCTCATCCGGGAGCTCGTGGTGCAGGGGGTGCGCCAGGTGGCGGCGTCGGCCAGTGTCGTGATCGCCGCGCGCCGGCTCGGCAAATGGAAGGCGTTCGCGACGAACGTGGCGATCGGGGCGCTGCTGCTGGCCTTCGATGCGCAGACTGGCGGGCCGGTTGGAGAGGTGCTTGAAGCCGGGGTAATCCACGCCATCGGTTTCTGGCTGGCGTTGCTGGCAACCGCGTTGGCGGTCATCTCAGGGGTCGCGTACCTGCGCGGCGCGCTCCCCATGCTGCTCGGCCGGGAGGGCTGA
- a CDS encoding DUF4097 family beta strand repeat-containing protein, giving the protein MGTYVRTQSIDHNVGDRSRVSLAVTSGDVQVRGIPGGEAHIRATFKISASSDADADRIFEAVQLRVHRASGELSVEEHEGNHSVGSVISRLFGADGHYELTVEAEVPVAAELQLTAVSSDVDVTDLRGEQRYRTVSGDLSVTNAGGSVRLESVSGDATIRGDEPLSVQSQGVSGDLHVTASTLRSLHANTVSGDVELETQLAEGGDFSVETVSGDLEVGLVGDATFEIRGLSTDVSSELDHRLEGQVDRRRLVIGSGSPRLSFSSMSGDVRVRRPRRLSTQPMATEPMSEPTAAEKQSELDVLRALERGEIDVDEATRRLASGR; this is encoded by the coding sequence ATGGGCACCTACGTTCGCACCCAGTCCATCGATCACAACGTGGGGGACCGCAGCAGGGTCTCGCTGGCGGTCACCTCGGGTGACGTCCAGGTCCGGGGCATCCCCGGCGGCGAGGCTCACATTCGAGCCACCTTCAAGATCTCTGCCTCATCCGACGCCGATGCGGATCGCATCTTCGAAGCTGTGCAGCTGCGCGTGCATCGCGCCAGCGGGGAGCTGAGCGTCGAGGAGCACGAAGGCAACCATTCCGTCGGCTCCGTGATCAGCCGTCTCTTCGGGGCTGACGGGCACTACGAGCTCACGGTCGAGGCCGAGGTGCCGGTCGCCGCCGAGCTCCAGCTGACGGCGGTCTCCTCCGACGTGGACGTAACCGACCTCCGCGGCGAGCAGCGCTATCGGACCGTTTCGGGCGATCTGAGCGTGACCAACGCCGGAGGCTCCGTTCGCCTCGAGAGCGTGTCGGGCGACGCCACCATTCGCGGGGACGAGCCCCTCTCCGTTCAATCGCAGGGCGTCTCGGGTGACCTGCATGTCACGGCATCCACGCTGCGATCGCTGCACGCCAACACCGTGTCCGGGGATGTCGAGCTCGAGACGCAGCTCGCCGAAGGTGGCGACTTCAGTGTCGAGACGGTGAGCGGCGACCTGGAGGTGGGGCTGGTGGGCGATGCCACCTTCGAGATCCGCGGCCTCTCCACCGACGTCAGCAGCGAGCTCGACCATCGGCTCGAGGGACAGGTGGATCGCCGGCGCCTGGTCATCGGCAGCGGGAGCCCGCGGCTGAGCTTCAGCTCGATGTCGGGCGACGTTCGTGTGCGCCGGCCGCGACGCCTCAGCACGCAGCCGATGGCGACTGAGCCGATGAGCGAACCGACGGCGGCGGAGAAGCAGTCCGAGCTCGACGTGCTGCGCGCTCTGGAGCGGGGTGAGATCGACGTGGACGAGGCGACCCGTCGCCTCGCCAGCGGGCGCTGA